A window of the Synechococcus sp. JA-3-3Ab genome harbors these coding sequences:
- a CDS encoding photosystem I assembly protein Ycf4, translated as MSATVPEIRSENLLRYTVIGSRRPSVYFWAVALTGGGLGFTLAGLSSYFHRNLLPFSDPASLVFIPQGIAMLFYGVLGSLAGLYQWLSLYWNLGGGYNEFDRRTQKITLVRQGFPGKNREVRLEYDFAEVQSLRVELREGFNPRRAIYLRIKGRGDIPLTGVGQPPPLAEIENQAAEIARFLNVSLEGI; from the coding sequence GTGTCTGCGACTGTTCCCGAAATTCGCTCGGAAAACCTGCTGCGCTACACCGTAATCGGGTCGCGGCGGCCCAGCGTCTACTTTTGGGCGGTGGCGCTGACAGGGGGTGGGCTGGGCTTTACCCTGGCGGGTCTTTCCAGCTATTTCCACCGCAACTTGCTCCCCTTTTCCGATCCCGCCAGCCTGGTGTTCATTCCCCAGGGCATTGCCATGCTCTTCTACGGCGTGCTCGGATCCCTGGCGGGGCTGTATCAATGGCTGAGCCTGTACTGGAACCTGGGGGGCGGCTACAACGAGTTCGACCGCCGCACCCAGAAGATAACCCTGGTGCGGCAGGGCTTTCCGGGCAAAAACCGCGAGGTGCGCCTAGAATACGACTTTGCCGAGGTGCAAAGCCTGCGGGTGGAGCTGCGAGAGGGCTTCAACCCTCGCCGCGCCATCTACTTGCGCATAAAAGGACGCGGCGACATCCCCCTCACCGGCGTCGGCCAGCCCCCTCCCCTGGCCGAGATCGAAAACCAAGCCGCTGAGATCGCCCGCTTTCTCAATGTCAGCCTAGAAGGTATTTGA